GTTGGGTAGGAAACTATTGACTTTAAATGCAAACGCTGGTACGATAGTAGTAAAGACTGTCGAAATATGTTTGCCAAGGGAGAGGAGAACATGATGAAGTCGACGGGTATCGTACGGAAGGTGGACGAGCTGGGCCGGGTAGTGATCCCCATTGAGCTGCGGCGGACTTTAGGTATCGAGGAGAAGGACGCGCTGGAGATTTACGTGGATCAGGAGAAGATCATACTGAAGAAGTATCAGCCTGCCTGCATTTTCTGCGGTAATGCCGAGGAGATCACCCACTTCCGGGGAAAGAACGTCTGTCGGGAATGCCTCAGTCTGATGGCTTCGCAAGCTGTTTAGGGTGGACAAGCTATAGAAGGTTATCGAAGCGGCTCCGAATCCGGGGCCGCTTCGGCCTTTAGGGCTAGGCGGTACAGCTCTCGCCGGGGAACACCGGCCTCGGCCGCTACCCTCCTGACCGCTTCCGAAAAAGGGACGCCCGCCTCTCGTTGCCTTTTCACCTCCCGAAGCACTTGTTCCCAGTCTACATCTTCTGGCGGCCGGCACCCCTCGATTACGACCACTACTTCCCCTCGAGGAGGGTTGACGGTGAAATGGTCCAGCAGCTCTGATACTGACCCCCGCAACACCTCCTCGTGCAACTTGGTCAGTTCCCGCGCCACCGCCGCCTGCCGGTCCCCCAGCACCGCCAGCAGGTCTGCCAAGGTTTCCTGCAAACGGTGGGGCGCTTCATAAAAGACCAGGGTCCGTTCCTCGTCTGCCAGGCTCTCCAGGTATTTCCTCCGCGCTCCGGCTTGACGCGGCAGAAATCCTTCGAAGGCAAAGCGCCGGGTGGAAAGACCGGAGACCACCAGCGCCGGGACAAACGCCGTCGGTCCGGGGAGGGCCTCTACCGGAATGCCTTCCCGGATGGCGGCCCTTACTGCCCTTTCTCCCGGGTCGGATATGCCCGGAGTCCCCGCCTCGCTCAAGAGGGCCACGTCTCTGCCGCGACGAAGGTACTCCAGTATGTAGCCCACCCGCTGCTCTTCGTTGTGTCGGTGGTAACTCACCACCGGCACCCGCCGCACGCGATAGCGCTCCAGCAAGACCTTCACCTTGCGCGTATCCTCGGCGGCAATCAGGTCCACCCGCCGCAGGACCTTCAGGGTCCTGATGGTAATATCTTCTA
This Clostridia bacterium DNA region includes the following protein-coding sequences:
- a CDS encoding AbrB/MazE/SpoVT family DNA-binding domain-containing protein codes for the protein MKSTGIVRKVDELGRVVIPIELRRTLGIEEKDALEIYVDQEKIILKKYQPACIFCGNAEEITHFRGKNVCRECLSLMASQAV
- the rsmI gene encoding 16S rRNA (cytidine(1402)-2'-O)-methyltransferase; translated protein: MSRRRPSSAEGIGSSGSPKRQDPAGENPEGGISPGRLFVCPTPIGNLEDITIRTLKVLRRVDLIAAEDTRKVKVLLERYRVRRVPVVSYHRHNEEQRVGYILEYLRRGRDVALLSEAGTPGISDPGERAVRAAIREGIPVEALPGPTAFVPALVVSGLSTRRFAFEGFLPRQAGARRKYLESLADEERTLVFYEAPHRLQETLADLLAVLGDRQAAVARELTKLHEEVLRGSVSELLDHFTVNPPRGEVVVVIEGCRPPEDVDWEQVLREVKRQREAGVPFSEAVRRVAAEAGVPRRELYRLALKAEAAPDSEPLR